The following proteins are encoded in a genomic region of Ctenopharyngodon idella isolate HZGC_01 chromosome 12, HZGC01, whole genome shotgun sequence:
- the kcnj16a gene encoding inward rectifier potassium channel 16: MNSGTVQYSGVKCRDDIPSVLTDDGYYSKKKRYVRKDGSCNMVMHHVPEEWLLWVTDIFTTLVEIRWRVMLLTFALSYILSWLFFGILFWIIALTHGDMKDPNNEPCVYEVRSFTAAFLFSLETQTTIGYGFRGMSENCMIAIIVVTIQDVISVFIDTFVIGIAVAKMASARKRAQTVGFSNCAVINLRDGHLCLSWRVGDFRRNHMVEGTAHAQLVQHLAHSIGKVDVTYKDLNIEENSIILATPTTIVHKISPGSPLYKVSLQDLRKESFELVVSFTYTDDCTGILHQTRTSYTPSEILWGQHFQEMIRVTHKNYRVDYALFNHTVKVLVPELSAEEYDLKKYSQQPKHKPLHTSSPAAAVELANGNSLEAEKASTSSAVQEHEL, encoded by the coding sequence ATGAACTCAGGCACAGTGCAGTATTCCGGAGTGAAGTGCCGTGACGACATTCCAAGTGTGCTCACAGATGACGGCTATTACTCCAAGAAGAAACGATATGTAAGAAAAGATGGGAGCTGTAACATGGTTATGCACCACGTTCCAGAGGAGTGGCTTCTCTGGGTCACTGACATCTTCACCACCCTGGTCGAGATCCGCTGGAGGGTCATGCTCTTGACATTTGCCCTCTCCTACATTTTATCATGGCTCTTTTTTGGAATTTTATTCTGGATCATTGCACTGACCCACGGCGATATGAAAGACCCCAACAATGAGCCATGTGTTTATGAGGTTCGAAGTTTTACAGCTGCTTTTCTATTCTCATTAGAGACCCAAACCACCATTGGTTACGGCTTTCGGGGCATGTCAGAGAACTGCATGATCGCCATCATCGTAGTTACCATCCAAGATGTCATCAGTGTCTTCATTGACACTTTTGTCATCGGCATCGCCGTCGCCAAGATGGCATCTGCCCGTAAGAGAGCCCAAACAGTTGGGTTCAGCAATTGTGCAGTGATCAACTTACGTGATGGTCACCTATGCCTGTCGTGGCGGGTCGGGGACTTCCGAAGGAACCACATGGTAGAAGGGACAGCTCATGCACAGCTGGTACAGCACCTGGCACACAGCATAGGGAAAGTTGATGTTACGTACAAAGACCTCAACATTGAAGAAAACAGCATCATCCTGGCCACCCCAACCACCATAGTTCATAAAATCAGTCCTGGCAGTCCTCTATACAAGGTGAGCTTGCAGGACCTGAGGAAGGAGAGCTTTGAGCTGGTGGTCTCTTTCACCTACACAGACGACTGCACGGGCATCCTTCACCAGACACGCACATCCTACACTCCCAGCGAGATTCTGTGGGGCCAGCACTTTCAGGAGATGATCAGGGTCACCCACAAGAACTACAGAGTGGACTACGCCCTGTTCAACCACACAGTTAAAGTCCTGGTCCCAGAATTAAGCGCAGAGGAGTATGACCTAAAGAAGTACTCTCAACAGCCAAAACACAAACCACTCCACACAAGTTCTCCAGCGGCAGCTGTGGAATTGGCTAATGGGAATAGTCTTGAGGCAGAAAAAGCATCCACTAGCAGTGCTGTCCAAGAACACGAGCTATAA